Part of the Pirellulales bacterium genome is shown below.
ACGCCTGGCGAGTGATTGCTGGCGGGCAGACTCGCCATATTTCCGGCGGCGCAGCGCTTCGCGCGCATAGGCGAGAAACGGTGTTTGCCCGATGCCGCCGCCGACGAGAATCAGATCGTCGGCCGCGGGTGCGGGAAAGCCGTTGCCAAGCGGCCCCCAGATGTCGAGCTTGTCGCCGGGCCGAAACCGAGCCAATCGCGTCGTCATCTTCCCCATGACGAGATAGACCACGTCGATATCCGTGGGCGATGGCGCCGGGTCCGACGAAGTGCCAAGGGAGGGCGGATCGGCGACGACTGTGTCGTACAGGGCGAACGGACGGCCGAGCAGCGGGTCGTCGTAACCGGCCAATCGCATCATGAGAAACTGCCCGGGCACGAACTGTCGCGCCATTTCCGGCACGCGGAAGCGGATTCGCCACGTGTCGGTCGCCAGGCGGACGTTTTCCACGACCTCGACAGTCTGAAAAGACGCGTGGTCGGCGAAGCAGTCTGCGTCGTGCGAATCGCTCATCGGCGGCGCTCCCGCCGCTGCGTTTGGCCTTGGCTTCGCGCGCGGCCTTGCTGTTGCGTCTTGGCTTGGCCGCCGTCGCCGCCGCGCGATTTGCCTTGGCGGTTTTCTGCGCGGCTTTGTTTGCCGAGTCGTTGCAGTTGCCGGTCGCGAAATTGCTTCCGCCGCCCGCCGGCCTTGGCCGTCCGTCCGGCAGCGCCAACTTTTGCGGCGGCTTTCCCGGCTGCCGAGCCGCGATTCCGTCCTGCGCCACCTTCGGTGGGATAGCCGATTACCGTCCCACTCTTTGCTGGCGTTGCCGCCGAGGCCCGATCATGTTCCAAATCCAGCGTCTCGATTTCCGTTACCGCCGCGGCGCCCTTTCTATTTGCCGTGTCACGGGCGCGTCCTTCTTCCGTCTTTGGCCCCTGGCTCCTGACTCCTGTTCCCTCGCCCCTCGCCCCTCGCCCCTCGTCCCTCGGCCCTCGCCGCTCGTCCCTCGCCCCTTCTTGCCCTTCGGCCGCTTCTCTCAACGCGCGCACTTCTTCTTTCCGCAGTGGTCGACATTCGCCGGGCGGGAGTTCGCCGAGCCGCAGCGGTCCGAGGGCAGTGCGGCGAAGATGCAGAACCTTGTGCCCGACTTGGGCCAGCAGGCGGCGCACTTCACGGTTCTTTCCTTCGTCGAGCACCATTTCGAGGGTTGTGCTCTGCTTATGCTGGCTCTTGATCCAAATGCGTTTGGCGTGGGCCAGTCCTTCGGCGAGATGTACGCCCCGCCGCAACCGATCGAGCACTTCCGGCCCCGGCACGCCAGCGACTTGGGCTTGATATGTCTTTTCGACGCCATAACGCGGGTGAGCGAGCAGGTTGGCCAGCTCACCATCGTTGGTGACCAGGATCAGGCCTTCGCTGCTCACGTCGAGCCGGCCGACAGCAAATAGCCGCTGACCTTGCGGCGCCAGATCGACCACTCGCGGCCGGCCATCCGGATCGCGATTCGTGGTCACCACGCCGATCGGCTTGTTGACCATGTAATAGACCGGATGGCTGCGCGGAAGCGGTTCGAGATCGACGCGAATATCGGCCGTGGCAGGATCGACTTTGGTGCCCAGTTCAGTGACCGCTCGGCCATCGACGGTGACGCGTCCGGCGGTGATCAGTTCTTCGCATTTCCGCCGGCTTCCGATCCCGGCCGCGGCGAGCAGTTTTTGCAGTCGCACCGTTGATTCATCGCCGGGAGTTGGTTTGGCCCGCGGGCGGGCGCGGGGCTTCGGCCCGGCAGGGCGCCGTTTGGCGGCATGGGGCGCCGACCGTGGTTTGCGTTTTGCCGCCGAAGGCCGCCGGGGAACCGACATCATGTGTGCAGACCGAAAGAGGTGTTTGGACGATTGGAATCGAATTTGGGAATCGACAGCCACCATCATAGTCGGCGGCTGGCATGAGCCCCAGGGGCCAAGCTGTATCGAAAAAGCTGTCCTCGGCACACGGGCTCGAAGCGCTCGCGCACAATCGTTGACCGATGTGGCGGGGCCGCCTCGCTGACGCTTCGGGCTAGTGTGTTGATCGCCGCCAGCACTGTTTCATCCAACACCGTCGGCGCATTTCGGTTTTGATCCGGCGGAATCTGCGCTTCGGCCGGCAGGAATCGCGCGGTGGCGTGTTGCTAGCAGCGCTGGGAGCAAAAGTTTGGTGGTTGGTGGCGCGACGCCAGAACATGCGCTCCCAATTCGGATTGCGCCGCCGACGATCGCGATTCCGCAGCCAGTCGCCGAACTCGGCACACGGGTTGCTAAACCGTCTGCCGCTGATTCTTGCAGGGGGGCATGGATCGGGCGATTCCTTTCGCCGCCATGTCGTACTACGGGCTTTACATCTCCGCCGAAGGCGCCCACGCGCAGAGCCGTCGGGTCGAAACGTTGGCCAACAACCTGGCCAACGCCGACACCGTCGGCTTCAAGCGCGACTTCGCCGTCGTGCAAGCCCGATATGCCGAAGAGATGCAGCGCGGCCTCGATTATCCCGGCTCCCGAACGGTGAACGATCTCGGTGGCGGGGTGCGCGTCGCGGAGACGAAGACCGACTTTTCCCCCGGCGCTTTCAAGCGCACCGGCAATCCCACCGACATCGCGATTCCCGGCGACGGGTTTTTCATGGTGCGCCGCCCGGACGGCGATTACCTGACCCGCGCAGGCAACTTCATGTTCAATTCGGCCGGCCGGCTTGTCACGCAAGACAACTATCCTGTGCTCAGCGACAGCGGCGCGCCGATCGACATCGATCCCGATGCCGGCGACTGGCGGCTCACCGGCGACGGCGGCATCGTTCAAAACGGCACACAGCAGAATTTAGCGCTGGTGAAACCCCGCTCGCTGGGCGACCTGTCGAAGGTCGGGCAGAACTTGTTCAAAGCCCTGGCGCCGGCGGCTCCCATCGCTCCGGAGCACCGGCAAGTCGACGGCGGCTTCCTTGAACAATCCGACGTCAAGCCGACCACTGAAATGACGGAATTGATCGAAGCCTCGCGCGCTTTCGAGGCCAACATCAGCATGATCAAGAACCACGACCAGATGATGGGAACCCTGACAAGCCGGTTGTTGAAATTCAGTTGATGGCGTGCCGTGCGGAAAGGGGGACAAGGCATCGCAAAATGAGCCAGTCCCCGGACGCGATCGCAAAATGAGCCAGTCCCCGGCAATCGAGCCCCCTAACCCCTCACCCTAACCCCTCACCCTAAGCATGAGCGTTCAAACCCTCTACACTGCCGCCACCGGCATGGAAGCGTTGCAGCAGAAGCTCGACGTCATCGCCAACAATCTGGCGAACGTCAATACGACGGGCTTCAAGCGCGATCGCGCCAATTTCGAAGACCTGTTTTATCGCACCGAAACGGTGCCAGGCATTCAAGACGCGGCCGGCAACTACACGCCCGTCGGCATCCAAACCGGCTTGGGATCCAAAGTGCAGAGCACGCAGGCGGACCAAACGCAGGGGGCGTTCCAACAAACCAATCAGCCGCTCGATGTCGCGATCCAGGGCAACGGCTATTTGCAGGTGACCGATCCCACCGGCCAAATCCTCTATTCCCGTGCCGGCAATCTTTCGCTCAACGCCAACGGCCAGCTCGTCGTCGGCGATGCCACGGTCGGCTACTTGCTCTCGCCGGCGATTTCCATTCCGCAAACGGCCACGAGCATCACGATTGGCGCCGACGGCAAAGTGTCGGTTCAAGAGGCCGGCAGCACGACGATGCAGCAGGTCGGGCAGATTCAATTGGCCCGCTTCATCAATCCCCAGGGCCTGATGAGTCTTGGCGGAAATCTGCTCAGCCAGAGCGACGCTTCCGGTCCGCCCACCCAAGGCGTTCCAGGAACCAACGGCATCGGCACGATCCAGCAGGGTTCGCTCGAAGCGTCGAACGTCGAACCGGTCAACGAACTTATCGATTTGATTACGACCCAACGCTCGTTCGAATTGAATTCGCAAGCCATCCAGGCCGGCGATCAGATCATGCAAGACATCACGAATCTGAGGCGAGGTTGAGGAAGTGGGGCGAGGGTTAGGGTGAGGGGTTAGGGAAACAAACACTAGCCCGAAGCGTTAGCGAGGAAGCACCAGCCCGAAGCGTTAGCGAGGCAGCACCAGCCCGAAGCGTTAGCGAGGAAACACTAGCCCGAAGCGTTAGCGACGAAGCACACCTGGTTGGCGTTGCTTTCTCATTAATACTACCAAAGCGATATGCGAATTCGGGGCTTCGATGAGATGGATGGTCTGGCGGCAGTTCGTCCTCGCTAACGCTTCGGGCTAGTGTTGCCGATGGTGGCCCGGGGCAACACGGATCAAGAACCGGAAGGATTGCGGATCATGGAGGATTGCACGATGAAACGGATTGCGAATCTTTTGACGGCCTGCGGCTTGGGTCTTGCTTGCTTGTTTGCTGTTAGTGCAAGCGTCCGTGCGGCCGAGTTGCAATTGCGGCCGGAAATTCATACGCAAAAGAATTTGCTGCAACTGGGCGACGTGGCGGAGATCTTTACCGCCAGTTCGCCCGAGGCGGCAATGCTTTCAGCAATCGAATTGATGCCCGCCCCATCGCCGGGCACCCGAGTGAGCATCCGCCTCCGCGAGATTCAAGACATTCTCTCGATGCGGGGCGTGAATCTCGCGAATGTGCAGTTCACGGGAGCGGCCCAAGTGATGGTCATCGCCGGCGCCGATCCGGCAGAGAAATACAGGATGCGCCGGCCCGCGAAAGTGCTGATTCAACGGGCGGAGCGCATCGCGACGGATGCGATCGTGCGGCATCTGCAATCGAAAGCCGGCGCGGCCGAAGAATGGCAGGTGTCGGTGACTTTGGAAGATGATCAGGTTGCTCCCTTGGTGGCGGCCGGAGATGCAGTGAAGGTCGTCGGCGGCCAAGAGCCATGGACGGGCACGCAATCGTTCGAGTTCCGCTTGCCAAGCGCCGAAGGACAAGCGCGGATGGAAATCTCCGCTCAAGTGTCGCTTCCGCCGACCGTCGTCATCACTCTACATGCGATGCCGAAAGGGACGATCGTGCGCACGAGCGACGTCGAGTTGCGGCGTCTTCGCGCGGGCGTGTCTCCCGGTGAACTGTTTCAGTCGATCGACGACGTGGCGGGCAAGGAAGCGATTCGGAATATCCCTGCCGGGCAGCCGCTCGATGCGAATCTCGTCCATCCGCCGCTGCTTGTGCGCAGCGGAGAAGTGGTGACGGTGTTCGGCCGCAATGGCTCGATCGTGGTTCGCATGCCGGCTCGAGCGCGCGAGAACGGCAGCGAAGGGGATTTGGTAAGCGTCGAATCGCTGCTCGATCGGCAGACGTTTTTGGCGCGCGTGTCGGGGCTGCACGAAGTCGAGGTATTCGCCGGTGCGACCACAACCGCTCCGGCATCCTCCGGCCGCCAATCCACCGCCACTCGCACGACATTGAATTGACTCGGAGTAGCAGGCACGCTCCGTGTGCCGTCCGCAAAGTAGCAGGCACACTCCGTGTGCCGTCCGCCCGTCAACACCCGCCACGGCACACGGAGTGTGCCTACTACCTTGAAGCCCCCGACGAAGGATCCACACGATGACACGGATTTGGAACCCCCGGCTTTTCGCGATGCGGCCGATGCCGAATCGGCGCTGGGAAACGCTCGGCGCCGCGATTCGGCCGATCGTGCTGTCGGCCATCGTGCTCGGAAGCGGCATCGCGTATGGCCAGAATTCGAGCTTGTTTTATGAAGACATTCCGAACGATGGTCCGGCGCTTCGCGTGTCGAACTGCAGTTGGGTCTTTCAAAAGGCGGATCCGCTGCCGCATCTCAAGCTGCACGACATCGTCACGATCATCGTGTCGGAAAAGAATGCCTTGGATAGCGAAGGGGATGTCGATCGCCGCAAGACGGGCGTTTTCAACGCCCAGCTTAAGAACTGGATCGCGCTGAAGGGCCTGAGCATGAAAGCGGCGCCGATGACCTCCGGCCAGCCGCAGGCCAATGGCACGCTCGATCAGGAATATCAGGCTAACATGCAGTTGCAAACCAAGGCCAGTCTCACCTTCACGATTGCCGCCACGGTCGTCGATATCCGGCCAAACGGCAATCTCGTCGTCGAAGCACATCGCCATGTGCAAGACAACGAAGACATCTGGGACCAATCCCTTTCCGGCTTGATCCGGCCGCAAGATGTGCTGCCGAACAACACCGTGCTGAGCCAGAACATTGCCGAACTGATGATCGACAAGCGCGAGGTCGGCCATGTGCGCGACGGCTATCGCCGCGGCTGGCTCACGCGCCTCTACGATCGGTTTTCGATTTTCTGAGAGAGGGCTACAGGCTGAAGGCTGAAGGCTACAGGCAAAAAGACGACGGATACGGGACGACGGTTTGAGAAGGAGACTTGTTATGCGGTCGCTCGACACGGCTTCGCGACGGGTGCTGTTGATTGCGGCGATTGCGTTCGTGGCCGGTCCGGTCCGGACGGCCGAAGCGCGAATTCCGCTCAAAGATATTTGTCACGTCAAAGGACAGGAAGAGAACACGCTGCAAGGCCTGGGCATTGTCGTCGGGCTCAAGGGCACGGGGGATAGCCCCGGCTCGGCCCCCTCGGTTCGCGCGTTGGCTCAGGCGATCCAACTGCTCGGCACTCCGGCCGGCAAGCGCGGCAGCCCCGAATTGAAAGACGACATCAAGAACGTCGCGCTCGTCTTGGTGACGGCGACCGTTCCGGCGGCGGGTGCTCGGCAAGGCGATAAGCTCGATTGCACCGTGGCTTCGATCGGTGGTGCCAAGAGCCTGGCCGGCGGGCAGTTGTTCATCACCGCCTTGCAAGGGCCGCGAGTCGAAAACGATCGCGTCTATGCGTTCGCCCAGGGAGAGATCCACCTCGACGATCCCAAGGTGCCAACGACCGGCAAGGTGTTCAACGGCTGCCGCGTGGAAGCCGATTTCTTCAACCCGTTCATCAAAGACGGCAAGATCACGCTGGTGCTCGAGAGGAATCATGCCGACTTTCAACTCGCTCAGGATATCGCCGAGTTGATCAACAGTCAGCTCGGCTTTCAGACCCGCAGCGGCGAGATGGCCCGGGCCATGAATCAGGAAAACATCGAAGTGATCGTCCCGGCGCAGTACCGCGATCGGCCGGTGTCGTTCGTGTCGCAAGTGCTCAGCTTGCCGATGCTCGAACCGCAATCGGTGGCCCGGGTGGTGATCAACGAACGGGCCGGCAGCATCGTGATCAGCGGCGAAATCGAGATCGGCACCGTGGTGATCACGCACAAAAACATGGTGATCGACACGAGCGGCCAGGGCACGGGGGGCCCGGCGAGCCATTTCGTACCGCTCGACACGAGCAGCAATCCGCCCCCGAAACTGAAGGCCCTTGTCGAAACGCTGAACACGCTCAAGGTTCCCCCGGAAGACGTGATCGAAATCATCAAAGGTCTCGACCGCAACGGCAAGCTCCACGGCGAATTGATTATCGAATAACGCAGGGATGATCCGGGACGCCACTGCCGGCTTGCCTAGCGCGGCGCCTGGAACGCAAATGCCGCACTGCCGGACAAGCCAGCCGTGGCAGCCAACGGTCGAACAAGCAGTTCATCCGCACAAGACCAAGGAACAGACATGATCTCCGCCACGATGCCTTTGCAATCCGCCGCTGCGATCGACGCTCGCGCCTCGCACGGCGCCGCGGTGGGCCAGCGGTTGATGCATGAATCCTCGGCCCAGCCTTCCGGCGGCGCGGCGGATCAAAGTGAATTGCGCGACAAGTTCGATTCCTTCGTCGGCGAATCTTTTTATGGTCAGATGCTGCAGGCCATGCATAAAACCGTCGGCAAGCCGGCCTATTTCAATGGCGGGCGAGCGGAAGAAATGTTCCAGGGGCAACTGGACCAAATCCTTTCGGAAAAAATGACCCAGGCCAACGGTGGAGCGTTGAGTTCGTCGCTATTCGATTTGTTCAATTTGCAAACCACCGGCGGCCGCAAATAATCCACACCCAGAATTGATCGCCTTGTGGAGCGCGTCCGCTCGCTGACGCTTCGGGCTAGTGTGGACAACACCGGCCCGAAGCATCAGCGAGGACAGCGCCGCCAAAACGCGTCTTTCGCTGATCTCTGTCCCCTGATCTCTGTCCCCTCGCCTCTGGTCCCTAACCCACTCCACTGCATGAACGAATCGTCGCAACCGGTCGCTTGGGACACCGAATTGGCCGGACTGTTGGCCGAATTGTCCGACGTCCAAACCGAGCTGCTCGCCGTGCTGACCGACAAGCGGGCTCGGCTGCTTTCGGCCGATCTCGAATCGCTGAAGGCGATGCAAGCCCGGGAAGCCGAACTGGTCGGCCGCTTGCAGGCCTGCCAAGAGCGGCGGATGGCTTTGTTGGCGCGTGCGGCCAGCGAAGGGCTCCCGTCGGCAAACCTGACAAATCTTGCCGCCGCGCTGCCATCGCAGCAGCGCCAGCATCTGACGCCGCAATTGCGCGAGGCCTCGGCACGGATCCGGCTCTTGCAGCACCACAGCCTGACGAATTGGGTTCTGGTGCAGCGAACTTTGCTTCATCTGGCACAGCTTTTGGAAATAATCGCGACAGGGGGCCGATTAAAGCCGACCTATGGAAAGAACGACTGCGCGCCGACCGGCGGCTCGCTGGTCGACCAGGCAGTTTAAGCTCGGCCGAAGAATACCTTCCGCTTTTCGAACCCCTCACCCTGCCCTCTCCCGCAAAGGGGAGAGGGGGGCTGTAGAAAAGTTATCTTTCGGCCCGAGCCTTAGCCAGCAGAAAAAATCTCTCCCACAGCTAGCATCGCAACCATGCCACTAACCACTAACCACTAACCCTTCCCCCGATGTCGCTGCTTAGCTCGATTCAGTTGGCCGGCAATTCGCTGCAAGCCCAGCAGCTGGGTTTGCAAGTGGTCGGGCAAAATATTGCCAATGCCAATACGCCCGGCTACAGCGTCGAAACACTCGGTCTCACCCCAGGCCCAACCCAGCAAGATGGATCGCTGTTGCTGGGCACGGGCGTCGATATTACGGGCGTTCAGCAGCAGGTCGACCAATTTCTCAATACCCAGGTTCGCAACGGCCTCAGCACGCAAACCGGCACCGGCGTCAGCTCCCAAACGTATCAGCAGCTTGAAAGCATGTTTGGCATCTTGAACGACACGAACAACGGCACGAATCTCGACAGCGCGATGACGAATTTCTTTTCGAGCGTCTCGCAGATTCTGAACAATCCCAACGACCCGACCGTCCAACAACTCGCCGTTTCCAACGGCCAGACGGTCGCGACCACGTTCAATCAACTCGCCTCGAGCGCCCAACAATTGCAAACGGGACTGAACGGCCAGGTCCAGAGCGATGCCACTACGGTCAACACCTTGCTGACTCAGATCGGCACGCTCAATCAGCAGATCGTGCAGTTGCAAGGGGGCACCGGCGGGGCCGGCAGCGTCGGCAACCAGGCGGTCGGCTTGCTCGACCAGCGCGACGAAGCCCTATCAAATCTCGCGGGGCTGATGAACGTCAGCACGCAGCTGCAACCCGACGGCACGGTGACGGTCTATAACAGCGGGCAATATCTCGTCGACGAATCGCAGGTGCGCCCGGTGACGATCGTCAACTCGGCCGACGGCGACTTCGACGCTTCCAACCTCGCGCTGCAGGGAAGCAACACCCCGCTGACGATCACTTCGGGCCAGATCGGCGGATTGATCAACTCGCGCGATCAGATTCTCGGCGGCTTCGTCGAGCAGCTCAATTCGCTGGCCAATACGTTTGCCTCCGCGTTCAACCAACTTTATTCGACTGGCCAGGGTTCGAACGGTTATACGAGCGTCACCGGGACCACCTCGGTCGCCGATCCGAGCGCTCCGCTGGATTCCGCCGGCCTGTCGGTCACGCCCGCCAATGGGACCTTTCAAGTGCTGGTCTACGATTCGGCGACCGGATTGACGCAAACCAGCCAGATCGAGATCAACGAAAATGGCTTGAGCAACGACACCACGCTCAATTCGCTCGCCGGGCAGTTGAACGGCGTCAGCGGCCTGGCGGCGAGCGTGAATTCCAGCGGGCAACTGCAAATCAGCACCACCTCGCCTACCCAGCAAGTGGCTTTTGCCGGCGACACGAGCGGCGCGCTTTCGGCACTGGGGATCAACACATTTTTTACCGGTACGACGGCGGCCACGTTGGGGGTCAATTCGGCCGTGGCGAATCAGCCCACCACTTTTGCAGCCAGCGCCGGCGGCATCGGCGTCGATACGCAAGTGGCGCAGCAGTTGGCCAACTTTGCCAATTTGCCGTTGCTGTCGGCCGGCGGCGCGACGATCAGCGATGCGTACAACAGTCTGGCCGCGAATGTGACGCAAGGATCGAGCGCCGCCCAAGCCGCCGCGAGCGCCGCATCGACATACCAGACATCGCTCCAGAGCCAGCAGCAATCGATCAGCGGCGTCAGCCTCGACACGCAAACGGTCGACATGCTGCAGTATCAAGCAGCGTATTCAGCGTCGGCGAAATACATTTCTGAAATCGATAGCCTGCTGCAAACGTTGATGCAGCTTTAATCTTGGATTATTCATGGCGCCGGGAATTCGCGACACGCTGCGAAATGGCAGCCCGAAGCGTTAGCGAGGGTAAGCCTCGGTGGCCCCCTTGCTTACGCTTCGGGCTTAGTGTGGCGCCATGAATAATCCGGGTACGCGCGGTGAACGGCACGGCGCCAGCCGCCGGCAAATCGGTGATGACGACCGTGCAAGAGCCGCATAATCGAAGATAGCTAGCGAGAGTGGATCATGAGCTCGATCATCGCAATCCCGGGCGGAACCGTCAGCAACCAGTTTGCGGCGCAACAAATAATCTCGCAATTGAGCTCCGAAGAGCTCGCTTTGGAAAAGGTCGAAGGCCAGGTATCCACCGGTCAGGCACTCAATCTGCCCAGCGATAACCCCACTGCCGCGCTCGATGCCGTCAGTATCCAGCGGACCCTCGATCAACTCACGCAGGTCAGCACCAATCTGACCACGAACCAATCCTACCTGACGCAGACCGATAGCACGCTTTCGAGCGTGGCCAACCTGCTGACCTCGGCGCAATCGACGGCTTCGTCGGCCGCCGGCACGACCATCAGTTCCTCGCAACAGCAGGAGGCGGCCAGCCAGATCGGTCAATTGGTGGCGCAATTGGTCGGCGTGGCCAACACCAATTTCGATGGCCGCTATTTATTCTCTGGCTCCGACACCACCACGCAACCGTTTGTGATGGACGGCAACTACGTCGAATACATGGGCAATGCCGGGTCGCTATCGAGCTATTCCGACGTCAACCAGCTTTTTCAAACCAACGTCAGCGGCGCCGAGGCCTTCGGCGCGCTGTCGACCAGCGTCCAGGGGACAACCGCTCTCACGCCGACCCTTACGGCTCAGACCCCACTGGCCGACCTGAACGGCGGCCAGGGTGTTCCGCAGGGAAGCATCGTCGTCTCCGACGGCGCCGGCTCGAGCGTCGTCGATCTGAGCGGGGCCGCGACCATTGGCGACGTCGTTGCCGATCTTGAAGCCAATCCACCGGCAGGTCGCACCGTGAGCGTCGCCATCACGCCGACCGGTCTGAATGTTTCGCTCGATAGCGCGGGCGGGGGAAATCTCTCGATCACGGAAGCCAATGGCGGCTCGACCGCCGCAAGCCTCGGGATTCTCAGCACCGCGGCAGTCGGCAGCGGACCGATCGTCGGCACTTCGCTGCATCCGACACTGACCACAACCACTCCGCTCAGTAGCCTTTTGGGATCTGCGGCCCAGGCGGTGGTGAGTTCGACTGCCGCGAATTCGTCGTTCCTGGTTCAAGCCAACGCAAACGGCGCTGCCGGCAATGGCTACACCGTTCAATTCGTCGACGACGGCAAAGTGACTGCCGGCAACGAAACCGTGAACGTCGATCCCGGAAATCAGACGATCACCGTCGACATCGACAGCGGCAGCACGACCGCCAACAATGTGATCGACGCGCTCAACAACAATGCCCAATTCGCCGCCAATTTCACCGCCGGCTTGAACCCCGACGATCCCGGCGACACGGGGGTCGGCGTTGTCGATCTCTCGGCGACCGGCACAACCTCCGAAGGCAGCGGCACGCAACTCGACACGTCGGGACTCCAAATCGAAAACGGCGGGCAGACCTACGATATCAGCTTCAGCGGCGACAAAACCGTCGGCGATCTGTTGAACACGCTCGACGGCTCGGGAGCGGCGGTGTTGGCCGAGATCAATTCGTCGGGCACCGGAATCAACATATTGTCGCGGCTGAGCGGTTCCGATTTTTCGGTGGGCGAAAACGGCGGCCAAACGGCCACCCAACTCGGCGTGCGCACCCTGAGCGGTTCAACCACACTCGCGCAACTGAATTACGGCGACGGCGTCCAAACCGCCACCAGCGGTTCTGACTTCATCATTCAGCGCCCCGATGGCACACAATTGGCCGTCTCCGTCGGCTCCGACACGACGATTCAAGACGTGATCGACACGATCAACAACGATCCCAGCAATCAAGGCGCCAATGCGGTCACGGCGTCGTTGAACACCGCCGGCAACGGCATCACGCTTTCGACCAACGCTCCCTCGAACGGCAGCGCCGTGCTTTCGGTCGTCGAGGAAAACGGCAGTTCGGCGGCCCAGGAACTCGGCTTGGTGCCGGCCGGCCAGACGCAGTCGGGCGCACCGACAATCAATGGCAGCACACAAACGCTTGTCGGCACCGACACCAATCCCCAAGAAACCGACAGCACGTTCAACGCGCTTTTGCGATTGCAAAGCGCCTTGGAAACCGGCAACCAAGCCCAGATCACGCGCGGCATGGCCCTGCTCACCACCGCGCAATCGCAGATGGGCCTGACGCAAGCGCATGTCGGCAGCGTCGAACAGTCGGTGACCGCGCTGCAAACCTCGCTCACCAATCAGCAAAACGCGTTGCAAAGCAGTTTATCGAACGATGTCAACGTCGACATGGCCACGGCAATCACGAACCTGACTCAGTTGCA
Proteins encoded:
- the flgN gene encoding flagellar export chaperone FlgN, with product MNESSQPVAWDTELAGLLAELSDVQTELLAVLTDKRARLLSADLESLKAMQAREAELVGRLQACQERRMALLARAASEGLPSANLTNLAAALPSQQRQHLTPQLREASARIRLLQHHSLTNWVLVQRTLLHLAQLLEIIATGGRLKPTYGKNDCAPTGGSLVDQAV
- the flgK gene encoding flagellar hook-associated protein FlgK, which gives rise to MSLLSSIQLAGNSLQAQQLGLQVVGQNIANANTPGYSVETLGLTPGPTQQDGSLLLGTGVDITGVQQQVDQFLNTQVRNGLSTQTGTGVSSQTYQQLESMFGILNDTNNGTNLDSAMTNFFSSVSQILNNPNDPTVQQLAVSNGQTVATTFNQLASSAQQLQTGLNGQVQSDATTVNTLLTQIGTLNQQIVQLQGGTGGAGSVGNQAVGLLDQRDEALSNLAGLMNVSTQLQPDGTVTVYNSGQYLVDESQVRPVTIVNSADGDFDASNLALQGSNTPLTITSGQIGGLINSRDQILGGFVEQLNSLANTFASAFNQLYSTGQGSNGYTSVTGTTSVADPSAPLDSAGLSVTPANGTFQVLVYDSATGLTQTSQIEINENGLSNDTTLNSLAGQLNGVSGLAASVNSSGQLQISTTSPTQQVAFAGDTSGALSALGINTFFTGTTAATLGVNSAVANQPTTFAASAGGIGVDTQVAQQLANFANLPLLSAGGATISDAYNSLAANVTQGSSAAQAAASAASTYQTSLQSQQQSISGVSLDTQTVDMLQYQAAYSASAKYISEIDSLLQTLMQL
- the flgL gene encoding flagellar hook-associated protein FlgL — its product is MSSIIAIPGGTVSNQFAAQQIISQLSSEELALEKVEGQVSTGQALNLPSDNPTAALDAVSIQRTLDQLTQVSTNLTTNQSYLTQTDSTLSSVANLLTSAQSTASSAAGTTISSSQQQEAASQIGQLVAQLVGVANTNFDGRYLFSGSDTTTQPFVMDGNYVEYMGNAGSLSSYSDVNQLFQTNVSGAEAFGALSTSVQGTTALTPTLTAQTPLADLNGGQGVPQGSIVVSDGAGSSVVDLSGAATIGDVVADLEANPPAGRTVSVAITPTGLNVSLDSAGGGNLSITEANGGSTAASLGILSTAAVGSGPIVGTSLHPTLTTTTPLSSLLGSAAQAVVSSTAANSSFLVQANANGAAGNGYTVQFVDDGKVTAGNETVNVDPGNQTITVDIDSGSTTANNVIDALNNNAQFAANFTAGLNPDDPGDTGVGVVDLSATGTTSEGSGTQLDTSGLQIENGGQTYDISFSGDKTVGDLLNTLDGSGAAVLAEINSSGTGINILSRLSGSDFSVGENGGQTATQLGVRTLSGSTTLAQLNYGDGVQTATSGSDFIIQRPDGTQLAVSVGSDTTIQDVIDTINNDPSNQGANAVTASLNTAGNGITLSTNAPSNGSAVLSVVEENGSSAAQELGLVPAGQTQSGAPTINGSTQTLVGTDTNPQETDSTFNALLRLQSALETGNQAQITRGMALLTTAQSQMGLTQAHVGSVEQSVTALQTSLTNQQNALQSSLSNDVNVDMATAITNLTQLQVSYQASLQMTAQLAQLTLMSFLPPA